One window of the Carnobacterium maltaromaticum DSM 20342 genome contains the following:
- the allD gene encoding ureidoglycolate dehydrogenase yields MKIPKKQLHKLIEAKIEAAGLTKEHAEIVSDVLTFADARGIHSHGAVRVEYYSERIAKGGITNRPEFSFKKTAPSCGVFEADNGSGHVAAKLAMDEAIKMAKETGLAVVGVRNMSHSGALAYFVEMAAENDLVGISVCQSDTMVVPFGGSEAYFGTNPIAFAAPSHDDRMITFDMATTVQAWGKVLHARSRNEAIPDTWAVDENGNPTTDSTKVSALVPIAGPKGYGLMMMVDILSGMLLGLPFGKHVSSMYHDLSAGRELGQLHIVINPAFFTDLDLFKENISQMLDELKEIKPSEGFSEVNYPGERGRMREKKYEETGIEIVDDIYNYLIGDAIHFDRYDHKNKFAE; encoded by the coding sequence ATGAAAATACCAAAGAAGCAATTGCATAAACTTATTGAAGCAAAAATCGAAGCGGCAGGATTGACGAAAGAACATGCTGAAATTGTAAGTGATGTTTTGACTTTTGCAGATGCAAGAGGCATTCATTCTCATGGTGCTGTTCGAGTTGAATATTATTCTGAGCGAATTGCAAAGGGTGGCATTACAAATCGTCCAGAATTTAGTTTTAAAAAAACAGCTCCGAGTTGTGGTGTGTTTGAAGCTGATAATGGTTCCGGCCACGTTGCTGCAAAGTTGGCGATGGATGAGGCAATCAAAATGGCTAAAGAAACAGGTTTAGCAGTTGTCGGAGTACGAAATATGTCACATAGTGGAGCTTTAGCCTACTTTGTTGAAATGGCTGCTGAAAATGACTTAGTTGGGATCTCTGTCTGTCAATCCGATACAATGGTCGTACCTTTTGGTGGAAGTGAAGCCTATTTTGGAACCAATCCAATTGCCTTTGCTGCTCCAAGCCATGATGATCGGATGATTACTTTTGATATGGCGACAACGGTTCAAGCCTGGGGTAAAGTTCTTCATGCTCGTTCACGAAATGAAGCTATTCCTGATACATGGGCAGTTGATGAAAACGGAAATCCAACCACTGATTCAACCAAAGTAAGTGCTTTAGTTCCAATTGCAGGACCAAAAGGCTATGGCTTAATGATGATGGTAGATATTTTGTCAGGCATGTTATTGGGTTTACCATTCGGCAAACATGTCAGTTCTATGTACCATGATTTATCAGCTGGTCGTGAGCTTGGCCAATTACACATCGTTATTAATCCAGCATTCTTTACAGATTTAGACCTCTTTAAAGAAAACATCAGTCAAATGCTAGATGAGCTCAAAGAAATTAAACCTAGTGAAGGATTTTCAGAAGTTAACTATCCTGGTGAGCGTGGTCGAATGCGTGAGAAGAAGTATGAAGAAACTGGCATTGAGATTGTTGATGACATCTATAATTATCTGATTGGTGATGCCATTCATTTTGATCGATACGATCACAAAAATAAATTTGCTGAATAA
- the fdrA gene encoding acyl-CoA synthetase FdrA, protein MLHTIIKENAYQDSVVLMLLTNKISTMDGVNRVSIMMGTPANKDIMGGSGLRTPELEKASANDLAIVLDTEDASIIDGVLVEVDEFLTSQATSDNEVADETVRTWDKAMKMGADANLALLSIPGTYAALEAEKALDEGLNAFIFSDNMTIEDELHLKQKAHEKGLLVMGPDCGTGIINGVPMAFTNIVRPGKIGIVGASGTGIQEVSTIIDKLGAGVTNAIGTGGRDLSEKIGGITMLDSIAALEKDPQTEVIVVISKPPAKVVRDKVVALLREVSKPVVAIFLGEKPTHHEKNLYFAYTLEEAAKLAVDVLNGKEVTALDESITIPEVILQPNQKHLKGYYSGGTLASEAGMLIADALQLKDGLIKQDGFVLKTDGNEIIDLGDDMYTQGKPHPMIDPEKRIEMIKHAADDAETAIILLDVVLGYGAHMDMASELAPAIQEVKAKAHAAGRELVVLGTVVGTTSDPQNLMRQKEILEEAGVIVCESNNKAVRTGLGILGYQVTDTEKKVEAADATEPVAIPEVSEKVSALLTTQPYVINLGLKSFSEAIRETGGKAVQFDWRPAAGGDVRLQKVLYFLNNYQTK, encoded by the coding sequence ATGTTGCACACAATTATTAAAGAAAATGCCTACCAAGACTCAGTTGTTTTAATGCTTTTAACCAATAAAATTAGTACGATGGACGGTGTAAATCGAGTTTCTATTATGATGGGAACACCTGCTAATAAAGATATTATGGGCGGTAGTGGATTACGCACACCAGAATTAGAAAAAGCGTCAGCTAATGATTTAGCAATTGTTTTAGATACAGAAGATGCTTCTATTATTGATGGAGTTTTAGTTGAAGTGGACGAATTTTTAACTTCTCAAGCTACATCAGACAATGAAGTTGCAGATGAAACGGTTCGCACTTGGGATAAAGCGATGAAAATGGGCGCAGATGCTAATTTAGCTTTACTATCTATTCCTGGAACATACGCAGCTTTAGAAGCTGAAAAAGCCCTTGATGAAGGATTAAATGCCTTTATATTTAGTGATAACATGACAATTGAAGATGAATTACATTTGAAACAAAAAGCACATGAAAAAGGCTTGTTAGTCATGGGACCTGACTGTGGAACTGGAATTATAAATGGCGTTCCTATGGCATTTACAAATATTGTTCGACCTGGAAAAATAGGGATTGTTGGTGCTTCTGGCACTGGAATTCAAGAAGTTTCAACAATTATTGATAAATTGGGTGCAGGAGTGACGAATGCAATTGGAACTGGCGGTCGCGATTTATCTGAAAAAATTGGTGGAATTACAATGTTGGATAGTATTGCAGCTTTGGAAAAAGATCCTCAAACAGAAGTCATTGTTGTGATTTCTAAGCCACCTGCAAAAGTTGTTCGTGACAAAGTTGTGGCTCTATTAAGAGAAGTTTCAAAACCAGTTGTTGCAATTTTCTTAGGTGAAAAACCAACCCATCATGAAAAAAATCTATATTTTGCTTATACGCTTGAAGAGGCTGCAAAATTGGCTGTTGATGTTTTAAATGGTAAGGAAGTAACAGCGCTTGATGAATCAATTACAATTCCAGAAGTAATCTTACAACCAAATCAAAAGCATTTAAAAGGCTACTATTCAGGGGGAACTTTAGCGAGCGAAGCAGGTATGTTAATTGCTGATGCTCTTCAATTAAAAGACGGTTTAATTAAACAAGATGGCTTTGTTTTAAAAACAGATGGTAATGAAATCATTGATTTAGGGGATGATATGTATACTCAAGGAAAACCTCATCCAATGATTGATCCAGAAAAACGTATTGAAATGATTAAGCATGCTGCAGATGATGCTGAAACGGCGATTATCTTATTAGATGTTGTTTTAGGTTACGGCGCGCATATGGATATGGCAAGCGAATTAGCACCAGCAATCCAAGAAGTTAAAGCTAAAGCCCATGCAGCAGGTCGCGAATTAGTTGTTCTAGGAACAGTTGTTGGAACAACTAGTGACCCTCAAAACTTGATGCGTCAAAAAGAAATTTTAGAAGAAGCTGGCGTAATTGTTTGCGAAAGTAATAATAAAGCTGTTCGCACAGGGTTAGGTATTTTAGGCTATCAAGTAACGGACACTGAGAAAAAAGTGGAAGCAGCGGATGCAACTGAACCTGTTGCAATTCCAGAAGTATCTGAAAAAGTGTCAGCTCTATTAACGACTCAGCCTTATGTAATTAACCTTGGTCTAAAAAGCTTTTCAGAAGCAATCCGTGAAACGGGTGGGAAAGCTGTCCAATTTGATTGGCGTCCAGCTGCAGGCGGAGATGTAAGATTGCAAAAAGTCTTATATTTCTTGAACAATTATCAAACTAAATAG